The region TTGCTAATAATCAACCATGGCGAGTATGGCTTTTTGTTATAGGACTGAATATTTTAGCTTTTATAGGGGTGTTTTTCTTAAAATTAAAGGGAATTGACCTATATGCTTTTAGAGGAGGTAGTTGAGACGATATATAAGAATAAAAACTTGTCCAGTCTTTTATTCTTAAAAACCATTGTGCTTTTTTGAATTGAAAATCATTGCAAGAGGCAAGTTAGAATTATTTTGATGATTATTCCTTTGATCGTTAATAAAAGTAAGTACCATAATAATTAATGGAGAAACGAAGGCAAATGCTGCAATTAATGCAAATAATTGAGTAGATTTTATTAATTTTGATTTGATTAGGGGGTCACCACATAGCCCACAAATTAAGGCCCCATCCTTTCTTCTAGTGTGAAATTGATAGTGAGGATTGCAATAGGGGCAATAGTATTTACTCATTGATAAATATTAAAAGAATTATTAGGAAAGATCAATCTGGTTTGAAGTTGCGAAAGATATTAAAGCAAAGCGCTTATCTATTAACTTAGATATTAATAATTTGGATGATTCATTCATTTGCTTAATTTTTTCTACTTCTTTATGCAAGAAATTTGAAATTTGTATTTGTTCTTTAATCGGTGGTATCGGGATCCTTATTTTTTGGAAATCCTCTTTTCTGAAAGATGGCTGCATATGAATTGGGATTTTATTTTTCTCTATTTTGAATATACTTGAAAAGCAATATTCAAAATAAGCTGTATGGCATGAATTATCTTTTGCTGAAATTACCATACAGTTTTGCGATAAGTTGAATCGGCCTTTGATTAACTTTACACTCATTGCTTTTGCTCCAACTGTTGTAGTAAGTATGACTCCTTTTTCACCTGCATCAAATTCAAAAGTATTGATGTAGGCCATTATTCCATCACTTTGAGTTTGGCCACTGTATACAGGGTAATCTCCTTCATTTTTAGAACAGTACTCTTTAGTAAGCTTTTGTGAATTCTTTCCCTTACTTGTTTTAAATAATTGCGATAACTTCTTTGATTGCCAATGATTAGGAATTTTACCTAATAAAAAGAGTTTGGAATTCTTCATAGATACTTCTTTATCCAATCCTTTTGTGATTGCGTCTAAAACAAGAGCTTGTTTTTTCTCATCTAGTAATGTGATTAAATTATATTGATTTTGGATTGCTAAGTTGATTTTAATAATCTCTTGATCAAGAAATTTATAAATTTTCTTTTGCTCATAATTAGAAGGTAAAAGTATTTTTAGAGACTTAATTAACTCCTGATTTATATTTGGTTGTGCTCCACCTATAGCCATGGAAAATAAGACATGTCTTAGTCCAATTAAACAGTAGAATAAATACTTCAATTCGCATTTATTAAAAGGTGATAAGACGCAACATGCTTGATTTACAGTAAAAGAAAATTTTGGTATGGAAACTCTTCCAATGGTTGCTCCGTACATAGCGATTATTATTGAATTTCTTGGATAAATTTTTAGTGAAGGGTTGTTATCTAGAGCATATTGAGTAACATAAGAATTGGGTTTTTCGATAATTCCGTCATTTAAATCACCAGATAAAATCCAAGGTATATTTCCTTTTGTGAAGTTCCTAGCATCATTTTTATCAGGAGTTGTTCCACTGCCAATTATTTTACATAAATGAGATATTTTTTTTGCCGTCAAATTGGTAATTTGTTCATCTGCATCAATTAATATATTGGAATTAAATAGGTTATTAATCATTCTATAATTTGTTTTGATAGAGTAGAAAATACTTTAAATAAATCTCTTAACTCCTGATTAATCTTCTCTAGTGATCTTATCTTTGGAAAATTATAAAAGTACCTATTAAATAAGATTTCATAGCCTATTTTTGTTTTATCTTCATTAATCCAAGCATCAGGGTAATGTGTAAGAATCTCTCTCTTAAAGTAAGAATCTACTGGTTCAGATAATGGTATACTTTCTGTATCACGTAGTTCTGGGTCAAATTGAGTACTGCCTTTATATTTCCCTTTACGGATTGTTATTACGTTGCCTTTAATGTCTTTCTTAGGTCTATCTACTGTAATTAGCTTGTAACCAAGTTCTTCTGTCTTTAAAATCCTACAGATTGATTTTCCTTCTGTTTTTACTTCTTTAAAAGAATTAAATATTTTTGTGATTTCAGAAATTTCATTATCTCTCAACTCTTGTCGTTTGCTACCTAAACTTTTCCTCATTTTTTTTGAGAAGGTACTACAATCAATTAATTGAACTTTACCTTTTCGACTTGATTCTTTTTTGTTAGTGATAATCCATATGTATGTGCTAATTGCAGTGTTGTAAAACAATTCCTGAGGTAATTGAATAATTGCTTCGACGTAATCATTCTCAAGTACATAACGCCTTATTTCACTTTCTCCAGAGCCAGCGCTGCCAGTGAACATTGGTGACCCGCTTAATACAATCCCTATTCGACTACCACCTTTAGAAGCTGGTAGCATTTTCGATATCAAATGCATCAAAAATAATAATGAGCCATCACTAACTCTTGGTAGGCCAGGCCCAAACCGACCTGAGAATCCTTTGTCTCGATATTCTTTTTTTACTTCTTTTTGGACTTTTTTCCAGTCCACTCCAAATGGAGGGTTTGAAAGCATATAGTCATATTTCTTCTTGGCATGATGATCATGGGAAAGAGTATTCCCTAAGCAGATATTATTAATATCCTGACCCCTTATCAACATATCTGCTTTGCATATTGCGTAGGACTCAGGATTTATTTCTTGTCCTGAAACTATAAGTTTAGCGGATGGATTTATAGCTTTTATATGTTCTTCTGCAACGCTTAACATTCCTCCAGTACCTGCAGTTGGGTCGTATATACTTTTAACTATATCTTCAGCTAATAGCGCTTCTTTATCTTTACTAAATAAAAGATTTACCATCAAATTAATAACTTCTCTTGGAGTAAAGTGTTCTCCTTGTATATCGTTAGAAAGTTCAGCAAATTTGCGTATCAGCTCTTCAAATATTGTTCCCATCTCAGTATTGCTTATAGTAGTTGGATGAAGGTCTATTAATGTAAATTTTCGTGTGACTTGGCTAAGGAGGTTAGTTTTGTTAAGTCGATCAATATGGGTTTCAAACTCAAAGCTTTCAAAAATACCTTTAATAGTAGGGCTAAAGGATTGTATATAAGCATTTATGTTTTTACTAATTGAGCCTTCATCGAGAATTATTTCCTTAAGCCCCAGGAGTGAAGGAGAACAAGAATTAACATCAGGTTGATTAAGCCGAAAAGCTTTTGACTTTAATGAAGGCGCTTTATGAGATGTTCTTTTTTCACATACACCTCTCTTCTCTGCTTCTAAGACACAATCGATACGCCTTAATACGGTAAAAGCCAAAATCACTTGGCCATAGTCACTTTTTTTATAATTGTCACGTAGGAGCTCAGCGACTGACCAAATAAAGGCAGAGAGATTTTTATCTGCCAAAGCAGTTTTTGATGACTTAAATAGATTTTGACTACCTTTTCCTACTTTTGCTTGGACTTTCTTTAGATAAGAATTTGATTGTTGCTTTTATTCAAAAGCAGATTGATTTGACATTGTTGAGATTGAGAGTGTCTTACAGTGAAGAGCAATTAATTTTCAATTTATTTTTAATGCGGGTGTAGTTCAGTGGTAGAACGTCAGCTTCCCAAGCTGAATGTCGCCAGTTCGAGTCTGGTCATCCGCTTTCTTCCTTTTGTATGAGAAATATTATTTTGCAAAGAGTTTAGATGTATTCATATCTATGATTCTCTAAGTTGTTAAATCAATTTAATTGTAACCCAATATATAAGTTAAGTAGTAGGTCTATCTACTTTCTCTTGTTTTAGCAGATAAAGTGTTTCCAGATCTTGAAATGAACTCGCAATTTTTCTTCTTAAAACTGTAAGTGACTTGGCATCCATTTTTGATTCATTGATCATTGATTCTGATTGACTGATTGCGTGTTCTAATGTTCTAATTTTAATTTCTAAAACTTCAGCGGATTTCTTGCATTCATCAAGAGTAAATTTATCTATCATTGCAGACTTCTCTTTTAAAAACATTATTAGTTTAGTAAACTTATATCATTAATAATTGATTTATTAAAAAAATTCTTTTCATTGTTAGAGTGTGAGTAACCGCCTTTATGCATTTAGCAAAAGGTATTAACCTTATTAGGATTTATATTTGACATGGCAACTTATTTGGTAACAGGAGCCAATCGAGGCATTGGTTTGGAATATTGCAAGCAATTAAAAAATAGAGGGGATGATGTTATTGGGACCTGTCGTTCTTGTGAGAAAGAACTTTTTGATCTTGGAGTTAGAGTTGAATCTGATGTTGACATTACTTCAGGTGAATCGGTTCTCAGGCTTATAAAAACATTGAAAGGTGTCAAGATTGACGTGTTGATTCAAAATGCCGGGATATTAGAGGCGAATTCTTTTTCTAATTTTGATCCGGAGAGCATTACAAGGCAATTCGAAGTAAATGCACTAAGTCCTTTATGCTTTACACGTGCGATCATTAATAATTTAAGTTGTGGCTCAAAAGTAATTCTTATGTCGAGTCGTATGGGATCTATTTCTGACAACTCTTCAGGAGGTTCTTATGGATACAGAATGTCTAAAGTCGCATTATGCATGGCTGGTAAGTCATTAGCAATTGATTTAATCCCTCAGGGAATAGCAGTAGCTCTATTACATCCAGGATTAGTTAGTACACGTATGACAGGATTTACTCAGCAGGGAATAACACCTAAACAATCTGTAGAAGGACTCCTTGAACGAATTGATTCATTAAGTTTAGAAAATACCGGTTTGTTTTGGCATGCAAACGGTGAGATTCTCCCTTGGTAGTCCCTTTAGATTGGTCTGGTCTTAAGCTGTTAGGTTAATAAAACAATAATTCTGAAGTAAAAGCTATAAAAAAGTAGCCAATGCAAATTACTGGCTATTAAGTAAAGAATTGTCTTAAGAATGATGGCTGCTTTTGCTCGAACAAGAACAAGATCATTGCTATCTAAGCTATGGCCATTGTCAATACAAGTTATACAGAGTCGCAAGGTTGATATGCCTCAGTTAAAAGGTTTATTAGATAGTCAATTTCAAAAAAAGCAACAATTTCTTAAAGCCATCAAGAATGGCGGGATATGGTTCTCTTGATAAACCTTTCCAGCTCTTATCTTTTGTGAAATGAAGTTAAGCTAGAGGTTGATCACTGTCTGCCCACATTGGGTCTTGTCTATTAAAGGTTTTTTTAGAAGGAGGCCTATATCGATGAAGGCTCTCAATTTGTTTAACCCATTCTCCTGTAAACCCTTTCAATCCTTTAATCATTGCTGGATGAGAAAAGTTCATTTTTCTTCGTATTATCAATAGGCCGACTACTTTTTCAAATAAATCTTTTTCTTTATAAAGGTTTAGCCAGAAATCATAAATCTCTTCAAGAATATTAAGAGGAAGGTCATATGAAATTCCTTGAGATGGTGTTTCTAAAAAATAACCATCAGAGATACAATCATTTATTAGGTTCGCAAGATTTATTTCAATAGCATTTAATATTTCTTTTGCTGCAGACTCTCCAATTAGCTCTTTGCGATAGCACTCTAAAAAACATTTATCTTCTTTTAGTGGATCTTCATTTTTAGTTAGGCCAATCCTCCAAAATCCCTCACCTTGCTTTTCCCCATTTACTAAATACAAAAATTGACATTCAGTCATTTTATTTGCCAAATGATATAGGCATTAACTGAGTAGAAGTTTTCTTTCAGTTTTTTGACAATGCTTTTTGAGCATCTAATTATAATAGTATGGAAAATTTTCTTAATGTTATTAAGCACCCTATGGAGGGTTGTGCATATCTGATATATGCAGGGCTATTCTTTCGCTGGAGATTTCCCAAGAGATGGAATCAATTACTGAAAAGGCTTGCTTCTAATAAACTTTCTAGCTGAAATAACTATAAAAACAGTTTTATAATAAATGGAAGTAGATATTATCTACATTCATTTTATGGAAAGCGGGCAAGATGGATAGGAATTAGCAGCAAGGCAGGTGTTTATAGAGGATTGCAAATCAGCTTGAGCCCAGCGTCCATCAGAGGAATATTGTGACTTGATTTTTGCAAACAATTGTGTCTGAGTTTTTTTTGATATTGGGCTTTTTTGAAAGTCTTTCACAGAGATTTTTAAGATTCATTATAAAGGTTATTCAGATTTCTTTTTAATTACTTGAGTAAAAATACTAGTACGTAAAAAGGCAACAGAATTTTCTGCCAAATGTTCGATTAAAAAAAAATGATATTTTAAGCCAATAGTCTCCTTTGCTTTGACCATCTTAATTTTCAAGAGAATATTATATGTTTCGATTGATTTAAATCTATCTAAAACAGGCATCTCCTATAATTCTTATTTTACCTAATAT is a window of Prochlorococcus marinus subsp. marinus str. CCMP1375 DNA encoding:
- a CDS encoding Zn ribbon-like protein is translated as MSKYYCPYCNPHYQFHTRRKDGALICGLCGDPLIKSKLIKSTQLFALIAAFAFVSPLIIMVLTFINDQRNNHQNNSNLPLAMIFNSKKHNGF
- a CDS encoding restriction endonuclease subunit S, with product MINNLFNSNILIDADEQITNLTAKKISHLCKIIGSGTTPDKNDARNFTKGNIPWILSGDLNDGIIEKPNSYVTQYALDNNPSLKIYPRNSIIIAMYGATIGRVSIPKFSFTVNQACCVLSPFNKCELKYLFYCLIGLRHVLFSMAIGGAQPNINQELIKSLKILLPSNYEQKKIYKFLDQEIIKINLAIQNQYNLITLLDEKKQALVLDAITKGLDKEVSMKNSKLFLLGKIPNHWQSKKLSQLFKTSKGKNSQKLTKEYCSKNEGDYPVYSGQTQSDGIMAYINTFEFDAGEKGVILTTTVGAKAMSVKLIKGRFNLSQNCMVISAKDNSCHTAYFEYCFSSIFKIEKNKIPIHMQPSFRKEDFQKIRIPIPPIKEQIQISNFLHKEVEKIKQMNESSKLLISKLIDKRFALISFATSNQIDLS
- a CDS encoding type I restriction-modification system subunit M gives rise to the protein MADKNLSAFIWSVAELLRDNYKKSDYGQVILAFTVLRRIDCVLEAEKRGVCEKRTSHKAPSLKSKAFRLNQPDVNSCSPSLLGLKEIILDEGSISKNINAYIQSFSPTIKGIFESFEFETHIDRLNKTNLLSQVTRKFTLIDLHPTTISNTEMGTIFEELIRKFAELSNDIQGEHFTPREVINLMVNLLFSKDKEALLAEDIVKSIYDPTAGTGGMLSVAEEHIKAINPSAKLIVSGQEINPESYAICKADMLIRGQDINNICLGNTLSHDHHAKKKYDYMLSNPPFGVDWKKVQKEVKKEYRDKGFSGRFGPGLPRVSDGSLLFLMHLISKMLPASKGGSRIGIVLSGSPMFTGSAGSGESEIRRYVLENDYVEAIIQLPQELFYNTAISTYIWIITNKKESSRKGKVQLIDCSTFSKKMRKSLGSKRQELRDNEISEITKIFNSFKEVKTEGKSICRILKTEELGYKLITVDRPKKDIKGNVITIRKGKYKGSTQFDPELRDTESIPLSEPVDSYFKREILTHYPDAWINEDKTKIGYEILFNRYFYNFPKIRSLEKINQELRDLFKVFSTLSKQIIE
- a CDS encoding SDR family oxidoreductase, yielding MATYLVTGANRGIGLEYCKQLKNRGDDVIGTCRSCEKELFDLGVRVESDVDITSGESVLRLIKTLKGVKIDVLIQNAGILEANSFSNFDPESITRQFEVNALSPLCFTRAIINNLSCGSKVILMSSRMGSISDNSSGGSYGYRMSKVALCMAGKSLAIDLIPQGIAVALLHPGLVSTRMTGFTQQGITPKQSVEGLLERIDSLSLENTGLFWHANGEILPW